In one Brevibacillus composti genomic region, the following are encoded:
- a CDS encoding YecA family protein, with protein MSVGRNELCPCGSGKKYKKCCGVVTPITELRSRHEQKLQKEYAHWVERLNHFVSSLLSSEAVDELRTRFAREVGLAEGTIMNPEWTAHFFNWLVLDLKTNGDTPLESYLKQHGRRMEPDLRRAFSRLHLDIYEITEVERDVLTVRHPLRGEQRYVIRTNTLQVQPGQLLVGRLLSLGLRDQLFTGSIIMQPHVKPALLEWMDAHPEMAEAADDPAKRTYTTELYRFITQFGQAEVPRRADSLLRRVYQVPDMARLTRSIESNRMLELKKRDGAKEIWVYAPRKEEHLFPALKDALLELYEVQAELLVQDNTVWLEGYAAQLEELAALLQLPQASAEEAISVLTSTGAKLTKGTLFITSQPTLPPKVLQWAVQTYFTEKWLVSANDELQGLAPLLVAASDNAELLQKLGNLLDQLEQDSKLGQGVARFIRVEVLKSRLAVAKTDLYVTNLLARPLIEGLPESVYTVQPELLAEINRFVQEMTEGKSEATVKKYDEVMNNFRSFVRSAFGPGFTWEQLRPEDLAYFLVHDIFSRVDAATKTLAANLLSVLTAFFKWLDKQHGTSLASVMQPLLAELKDTLPEAYRGRNLLEKEAHQRLFSAASPLQTVAEQTWVLDEQTNGGWYAKNRQGDRILVTLPTDGTLPLAPDWLISGLFGQSADGTWSLLSTPELYPPVVGQLMGLPQRVTV; from the coding sequence ATGTCTGTAGGAAGAAACGAACTATGTCCCTGCGGTAGCGGGAAAAAATACAAAAAATGCTGCGGAGTCGTGACCCCGATCACGGAGCTTCGCAGCCGCCATGAACAGAAACTCCAGAAGGAGTACGCACACTGGGTGGAGCGCTTGAACCACTTCGTCAGCAGTCTTTTGAGCAGCGAAGCGGTAGACGAGCTGCGGACCCGTTTTGCGAGAGAAGTGGGCCTCGCCGAGGGAACCATCATGAATCCGGAATGGACCGCACACTTCTTCAACTGGCTGGTGCTCGACCTCAAGACGAACGGGGACACGCCGCTGGAGAGCTATCTCAAGCAGCACGGCCGCCGGATGGAACCGGATCTGCGCCGGGCGTTTTCCCGTCTCCACCTCGACATCTACGAAATTACCGAGGTGGAGCGTGACGTCCTGACGGTCCGGCATCCCCTTCGCGGTGAGCAGCGCTACGTGATTCGGACGAATACCCTGCAGGTGCAGCCGGGCCAATTGCTGGTCGGCCGCCTGCTGTCGCTGGGATTGCGCGATCAGCTGTTCACAGGCAGCATCATTATGCAGCCTCACGTCAAACCGGCGCTGCTGGAATGGATGGATGCCCATCCGGAGATGGCCGAGGCGGCAGATGATCCTGCCAAGCGGACCTACACCACGGAGCTGTACCGCTTCATTACCCAGTTTGGTCAGGCGGAGGTGCCGCGGAGAGCAGACAGCCTGCTCCGCCGCGTGTACCAGGTACCGGATATGGCCAGGCTGACCCGGAGTATCGAGTCGAACCGGATGCTGGAGCTGAAAAAGCGGGATGGGGCCAAGGAAATCTGGGTGTACGCTCCCCGCAAGGAAGAGCATCTGTTCCCGGCGCTGAAGGATGCGCTGCTGGAGCTGTATGAGGTCCAGGCCGAACTCCTGGTGCAGGACAACACGGTCTGGCTCGAAGGGTATGCCGCACAGCTGGAAGAGCTGGCCGCCTTGTTGCAACTGCCGCAAGCGTCTGCGGAGGAGGCCATCTCGGTCCTCACCTCAACCGGCGCCAAGCTGACAAAAGGGACGTTATTCATTACAAGCCAGCCGACCCTGCCGCCAAAAGTGCTGCAGTGGGCGGTGCAAACCTATTTCACGGAAAAATGGCTGGTCTCCGCCAATGACGAGCTGCAAGGACTGGCTCCCCTGCTGGTGGCGGCTTCCGACAATGCGGAACTGCTCCAGAAACTGGGCAATCTGCTGGATCAACTGGAGCAGGACAGCAAGCTGGGACAAGGCGTCGCCCGTTTCATCCGCGTCGAAGTGCTGAAATCTCGCCTGGCTGTGGCCAAGACAGATCTGTACGTCACGAACCTCTTGGCCCGCCCGCTGATCGAGGGTCTGCCGGAGAGTGTTTACACGGTTCAGCCTGAGCTGCTCGCCGAGATTAACCGCTTTGTCCAGGAGATGACCGAGGGCAAATCGGAGGCGACCGTGAAAAAGTACGACGAAGTGATGAACAACTTCCGCTCGTTTGTCCGAAGTGCTTTTGGCCCGGGCTTTACCTGGGAGCAGCTGCGCCCGGAAGATCTCGCCTACTTCCTGGTCCACGACATCTTTTCCCGTGTGGATGCCGCGACGAAAACACTGGCAGCCAATTTGCTGTCCGTGCTCACCGCCTTTTTCAAATGGCTGGACAAGCAGCATGGAACCTCGCTGGCCAGCGTGATGCAGCCGCTGCTTGCAGAGCTGAAGGATACGCTTCCGGAAGCCTACCGCGGACGCAATCTGCTGGAAAAAGAGGCGCATCAGCGGTTGTTTTCCGCCGCATCCCCGCTGCAGACGGTGGCGGAGCAGACATGGGTGCTGGATGAGCAAACAAACGGCGGCTGGTACGCTAAAAACCGCCAAGGCGACAGAATCCTGGTGACGCTTCCGACCGATGGCACGCTGCCGCTTGCGCCGGACTGGCTGATTTCCGGATTGTTCGGCCAGTCTGCGGACGGGACATGGAGCTTGCTTAGCACCCCGGAGCTATACCCGCCTGTCGTGGGTCAGTTGATGGGACTGCCGCAGCGCGTGACCGTGTAG
- a CDS encoding MFS transporter: protein MSAQTSSVHPRPAMTAAPTVYRMLFAISLVHLLNDSIQAVIPALLPILESNLALTYTQVGVILLVVNLTSSVLQPVVGYVSDRKSRPLMPPIALLISGLGMFALALADHYYIVLLAVACVGIGSAVFHPEASRIAHHASGPRRGLGQSIFQVGGNAGQALAPLMTILIFQPLGQPGAMWFLVPAAAASAVLLYVALWYRGQQRTKKTVQEAISHSYKQKRMLALGLLVVIVSVRSWLNAGYQSFYQFFLMDVRSMEYASAQLCVFGFLLAGAIGTFLGGPIADRFGKRNLLVFSTLGSLPLTLLTPYVSGVWTYPLLFASGLIMLSSFSVTVVYAQELLPGRIGTVSGLIIGLAFGMGGMGALVLGYLADLQNITFVITLCSLMPLIGALGFLLPSDKEINRWNQTA from the coding sequence ATGAGCGCTCAAACCAGCAGTGTGCATCCCCGTCCGGCCATGACAGCTGCGCCGACGGTCTACCGCATGCTGTTTGCCATTAGCCTGGTGCACTTGCTGAACGATAGCATCCAGGCGGTGATCCCTGCCCTGCTGCCGATATTGGAGAGCAACCTCGCCCTGACATACACACAGGTGGGTGTTATTTTATTGGTCGTCAATCTCACCTCGTCGGTGCTGCAGCCTGTCGTCGGCTACGTATCCGACCGCAAGTCCCGCCCCCTGATGCCGCCGATCGCCCTGTTGATCTCCGGCTTGGGGATGTTCGCGCTTGCCCTGGCTGACCATTATTACATCGTTCTGCTCGCTGTCGCCTGCGTGGGAATCGGCTCCGCCGTCTTCCATCCGGAGGCCTCTCGCATCGCCCACCATGCGTCCGGTCCGAGGCGCGGATTGGGACAATCGATCTTTCAGGTGGGCGGCAATGCCGGTCAGGCCTTGGCTCCTCTGATGACCATCCTGATCTTCCAGCCCTTGGGCCAGCCGGGGGCGATGTGGTTCCTCGTACCCGCCGCCGCGGCCAGTGCCGTCTTGCTCTACGTGGCGCTCTGGTACCGCGGACAGCAGCGTACCAAGAAAACCGTGCAGGAGGCCATCTCTCACAGCTACAAACAGAAGCGCATGCTGGCGCTCGGTCTCCTCGTCGTGATCGTCAGCGTCCGCTCCTGGCTGAATGCGGGCTACCAAAGCTTTTACCAATTTTTCCTGATGGATGTGCGCAGCATGGAATACGCCAGCGCCCAGCTTTGCGTGTTTGGCTTTTTGCTCGCAGGCGCGATTGGCACCTTCCTCGGCGGTCCGATCGCCGACCGCTTCGGCAAGCGCAACCTGCTGGTATTCTCCACGCTGGGTTCGCTCCCGCTGACGCTCCTCACTCCTTACGTGAGCGGTGTCTGGACGTATCCGCTGCTCTTCGCGAGTGGGTTGATCATGCTGTCCAGCTTTTCCGTGACCGTCGTCTACGCGCAGGAGCTGCTGCCCGGCCGCATCGGCACCGTTTCGGGACTGATCATCGGGCTTGCCTTTGGCATGGGCGGCATGGGGGCACTGGTGCTCGGCTATCTGGCCGATTTGCAGAACATCACCTTTGTCATCACGCTCTGCTCCCTGATGCCGCTGATCGGAGCCCTGGGCTTCCTGTTGCCGAGCGACAAGGAGATCAACCGCTGGAATCAGACGGCCTAG
- a CDS encoding LCP family protein has translation MPDMVGKTRAITHKKKPVRRRKVRRWLMFFSVFFLLLAGGVAGAVYWKIENALNTVTSPQDGYATPGSENLDPKYHNDKPLSLVILGSDTRPETGSMNTDVMIVAVANPTTKKVTMVSLPRDTRVKIPGYRDYHKINSVYANGEAERRQAERKNQVPTENGISLTKKTLTELLGIPIDHYVAVDFEGFKAVIDELGGIEVNVDRKLVYDDPTDDTHINLSPGLQLLNGEQALGYVRHRHDNRGTKYYSSDFDRNRRQQEVIQAVIDKAGSLEGLTKVFAILDVGAKHIHTDLSKEQIKGLAYDFKGLNSSSLQTLDNGAYWQGGYTYLPKENLNAIRSALQTEMGLSGSVVAKLNDSPILAGGDDSVAARKPSSAKKSSASAASAPAKQPKKEEPSQPENVTPPAEDAVGADAPPPDIATPQNPSQSPAPSTSPVPGTSPAPPPDIIQPEPAPTPETVPPAPEGEKTTS, from the coding sequence ATGCCGGATATGGTCGGAAAAACGCGTGCGATTACCCATAAAAAGAAGCCGGTCCGCCGCCGCAAGGTCCGCAGATGGCTGATGTTTTTTTCTGTATTTTTCCTGCTCCTCGCCGGAGGAGTTGCGGGTGCCGTCTACTGGAAAATCGAAAATGCCTTGAATACGGTCACCTCGCCGCAGGATGGATATGCAACCCCCGGATCGGAGAATCTCGATCCGAAATACCATAACGATAAACCGCTCTCGCTGGTTATCCTGGGAAGCGATACGCGGCCGGAGACCGGCTCGATGAACACAGACGTCATGATTGTCGCAGTGGCGAATCCGACCACCAAAAAGGTGACGATGGTTTCCCTGCCGCGCGACACCCGAGTGAAGATTCCAGGCTATCGCGACTATCACAAGATCAACTCCGTATACGCCAACGGGGAAGCCGAACGGCGCCAGGCGGAGAGAAAGAATCAGGTTCCCACGGAAAACGGCATCTCGCTCACGAAAAAGACATTGACCGAGCTGCTCGGAATTCCGATTGATCATTATGTTGCCGTCGATTTTGAAGGGTTCAAAGCGGTCATCGACGAATTGGGCGGCATCGAGGTAAATGTAGACCGCAAGCTCGTCTACGATGACCCGACGGACGACACGCACATCAATCTCAGCCCCGGCCTGCAGCTGCTGAACGGGGAGCAGGCGCTCGGCTACGTTCGCCACCGCCATGACAACCGCGGCACCAAGTACTACTCCAGTGACTTTGACCGCAACCGCAGGCAGCAGGAAGTGATTCAGGCCGTGATCGACAAGGCCGGATCGCTGGAGGGCCTCACCAAGGTATTCGCGATACTGGACGTAGGCGCCAAGCACATACATACGGATTTGTCCAAAGAACAGATCAAAGGACTTGCCTACGATTTCAAAGGCTTGAATTCCTCATCGCTGCAGACGCTGGATAATGGCGCTTACTGGCAAGGCGGCTACACCTACCTGCCAAAAGAGAACCTGAATGCGATCCGCAGCGCGCTTCAGACGGAGATGGGACTTTCCGGATCTGTAGTCGCGAAATTAAATGACTCGCCGATTCTCGCCGGGGGAGATGACTCTGTCGCTGCGAGAAAGCCGTCCAGCGCGAAAAAGAGCAGCGCCTCGGCCGCTTCCGCACCGGCAAAACAACCGAAAAAAGAAGAGCCGTCCCAACCGGAGAACGTGACGCCGCCGGCAGAGGATGCGGTAGGTGCAGATGCGCCGCCGCCTGATATCGCGACTCCGCAGAATCCTTCGCAGTCTCCAGCGCCGTCAACCAGCCCGGTTCCCGGAACGAGCCCGGCACCGCCGCCGGACATCATCCAGCCGGAGCCGGCGCCGACTCCGGAAACAGTGCCGCCAGCTCCGGAAGGCGAGAAAACGACCTCATAA
- a CDS encoding oxidoreductase — protein sequence MALKQVWEPIQIGSLTLENRIMMGSMHVGLERLEGGVERLASFYAERARGKVGLIVTGGIAVLPEGGMGEAYCNAYADEHIEKLRPIPRAVHAAGGKIALQLFHAGRYAYKETTGLDPVAPSPLQAPINRTKPRALEPEEIERTIQAFADAALRAKKAGFDAVEIMGSEGYLINQFLSPVTNHRTDEWGGDFARRARFGVEVTRRVRQAVGDGFPIIFRMSGLDLVPDSTTMEETLRFARMIQEAGADALNVGIGWHESKVPTIAMMVPRGAYVWVARQVREAVSIPVIASNRINDVRHAEEILRDQHADMISMARPLLADPEIVKKSMEGRFAEVNTCIACNQACLDHIFDGKTASCLVNPVVGREEEWRLVPAAVKKKVAVVGGGPAGLEAARVLAERGHQVVLMEKRTQLGGQLTYAVQVPGKQEFAETLRYYRTQLDRLGVEIRLGVDVRAGDLLAEGFDEAVLATGVIPRKPELPGIDLPHVVSYPQIFEREVSVGSRVVMIGAGGIACDLSHLLSENLQLSPETAKYLMEYRILGPKELESVKSSRRRISMLRRGKQVGTGLGKTTRWATLANLKRNGVEMFTEIEYREITTEGVRFVHAGEERLLPADTVVIAAGSTPNNRLYDALREKLPVHLIGGAREAGELDAKRAIFEGARIGRTI from the coding sequence TTGGCATTGAAACAAGTATGGGAGCCGATTCAGATCGGAAGCCTGACACTCGAAAATCGAATCATGATGGGGTCGATGCATGTCGGATTAGAGAGGCTGGAGGGAGGAGTAGAGCGGCTCGCTTCTTTTTACGCTGAGCGGGCCCGGGGAAAAGTAGGGCTGATCGTCACCGGGGGGATCGCCGTGCTCCCGGAGGGCGGCATGGGAGAAGCGTATTGCAATGCGTACGCAGATGAGCATATCGAGAAGCTGCGTCCGATCCCGCGTGCCGTTCATGCGGCCGGGGGGAAAATTGCCTTGCAGCTGTTCCATGCGGGGCGCTATGCCTACAAGGAAACAACTGGGCTCGATCCGGTCGCACCCTCGCCGCTGCAAGCGCCGATCAATCGGACGAAGCCGCGTGCGCTGGAGCCGGAGGAGATCGAGCGGACGATCCAGGCATTTGCGGATGCTGCCTTGCGGGCCAAGAAGGCGGGCTTTGACGCAGTCGAAATCATGGGGTCGGAGGGCTACCTGATCAACCAGTTTCTCTCTCCCGTCACCAATCACCGGACGGATGAGTGGGGCGGCGATTTTGCGCGCAGAGCCCGGTTTGGCGTCGAGGTGACCAGGCGGGTGCGCCAGGCAGTGGGAGACGGCTTTCCCATCATCTTTCGCATGTCCGGTTTGGATTTGGTGCCGGACAGCACGACGATGGAGGAGACGCTCCGCTTTGCCCGGATGATTCAGGAGGCTGGAGCCGATGCGCTCAATGTCGGGATCGGCTGGCACGAATCCAAAGTCCCGACGATTGCGATGATGGTGCCGCGTGGAGCCTATGTCTGGGTAGCCAGACAAGTGAGGGAGGCCGTCTCGATTCCGGTCATCGCCAGCAACCGCATTAACGACGTCCGGCATGCGGAGGAAATCCTCCGGGATCAGCATGCCGACATGATCTCCATGGCACGGCCGCTCCTGGCCGATCCCGAGATCGTGAAAAAGAGCATGGAGGGAAGATTCGCCGAGGTAAACACCTGCATCGCTTGCAACCAGGCCTGCCTGGATCATATCTTCGACGGAAAGACAGCGTCTTGCCTGGTCAACCCGGTCGTCGGCAGGGAAGAGGAGTGGAGGCTTGTTCCGGCTGCCGTGAAGAAAAAGGTGGCCGTCGTGGGCGGCGGTCCGGCGGGATTGGAGGCTGCGCGGGTGCTGGCCGAGAGGGGCCACCAGGTCGTGCTGATGGAAAAGCGGACACAGCTGGGCGGACAGCTCACCTACGCCGTTCAGGTGCCGGGCAAGCAGGAATTTGCCGAAACATTGCGTTATTACCGGACGCAGCTGGATAGGCTCGGAGTGGAAATCCGCCTCGGCGTCGACGTGCGAGCGGGCGATCTCTTGGCAGAGGGCTTTGACGAAGCGGTTCTGGCGACGGGGGTCATCCCGAGAAAGCCGGAGCTTCCCGGCATCGACCTGCCGCATGTGGTCAGCTATCCGCAGATTTTTGAAAGAGAAGTAAGCGTAGGGAGCCGTGTGGTGATGATCGGCGCGGGCGGGATCGCTTGTGACCTCTCCCATCTGCTGAGCGAGAATCTCCAGCTTTCCCCGGAGACGGCAAAATATCTGATGGAATACCGCATTTTGGGGCCCAAGGAGCTGGAGAGCGTGAAGTCCAGCAGACGGCGGATCTCGATGCTGAGACGGGGAAAACAGGTGGGAACCGGCTTGGGAAAAACGACCAGATGGGCAACACTGGCCAATCTCAAGCGAAATGGAGTAGAAATGTTCACGGAAATCGAGTATCGTGAAATTACGACAGAAGGCGTGCGTTTTGTTCATGCCGGCGAGGAACGGCTGCTGCCCGCCGATACGGTCGTGATCGCAGCAGGGAGCACGCCGAACAACCGCCTCTACGACGCCTTGCGGGAGAAACTGCCGGTCCATCTGATCGGCGGGGCCAGAGAGGCAGGGGAGCTGGATGCGAAGCGAGCGATCTTCGAAGGGGCCCGAATCGGCAGAACCATCTGA
- a CDS encoding YtnP family quorum-quenching lactonase: MKLTELNIGEFSLTWLRGGLTQLDGGAMFGVVPKPLWSKRYPNNEHNQIPLRADPILLRAGGKRILIESGIGNDRLTEKQKRNFGLQEESQVLESLQSLGLTADDIDIVLMTHMHYDHANGLVAIIEGRPSSVFSRAVIYVQEQEWAEMREPNIRSRNTYWEENWRPIQDQVHTFGSELAILPGLSMHHTGGHSQGHAIVRMESGGELALHMADLMPTHAHQNSLWVLAYDDYPMDSIYAKEEWIKPGIRDGAWFTFYHDAIYRAVKWNEQNELIQSVPVEFAE, from the coding sequence ATGAAGCTGACAGAGCTGAACATAGGGGAGTTTTCGTTGACGTGGTTGCGGGGCGGACTGACGCAGCTGGACGGCGGCGCGATGTTTGGGGTCGTGCCGAAGCCGCTGTGGAGCAAGCGCTACCCGAATAATGAACATAATCAGATTCCGCTGCGGGCAGATCCGATCCTGCTCCGGGCCGGGGGAAAGCGCATCCTGATCGAATCCGGGATCGGCAATGACCGCCTGACGGAAAAGCAAAAGCGCAATTTTGGCCTGCAGGAAGAGTCGCAGGTGCTTGAATCCTTGCAATCGCTCGGTTTGACGGCCGACGATATCGACATCGTTTTGATGACGCATATGCATTACGACCACGCCAACGGGCTGGTGGCGATCATAGAAGGGCGTCCTTCCTCCGTTTTTTCCCGCGCTGTCATCTACGTGCAGGAGCAGGAGTGGGCGGAGATGAGAGAGCCCAACATCCGCTCGCGCAACACATACTGGGAAGAGAACTGGCGGCCGATTCAGGACCAGGTACATACATTTGGCAGCGAGCTTGCGATTTTGCCGGGACTCTCCATGCACCATACCGGCGGCCACAGCCAGGGGCACGCAATCGTGCGGATGGAAAGCGGCGGTGAACTGGCGCTGCATATGGCCGATCTGATGCCGACCCATGCCCATCAGAACTCCCTGTGGGTGCTGGCTTATGATGACTACCCGATGGACTCCATCTACGCCAAGGAAGAGTGGATCAAGCCGGGGATCAGAGACGGTGCGTGGTTCACCTTTTACCACGATGCGATCTACCGTGCCGTCAAGTGGAACGAGCAAAATGAGCTGATCCAGTCTGTGCCTGTCGAATTCGCGGAATAG